A genomic stretch from Lagenorhynchus albirostris chromosome 12, mLagAlb1.1, whole genome shotgun sequence includes:
- the LOC132530238 gene encoding basic proline-rich protein-like: protein MAGRCPGSGLPARCRRCRHLSAPLPPGSQRGSDRPDLAQEPPGTPPSPGQDCRRGGRARARRGLRSGAGSAVAPPPPLLPRLPEGWAGAGAGPGVAEAGARAGGQRPRLAAGPTLPRPPCLRHPPSPRFCEVVLTWQSLRGGRAARPWATSPAPGSPLRDLKKRAAPRSSSSHPGSPGGRPPAGPIRRPQALAELPAERRGRKRPGPARGGLGPGPGPRHRVQSRPGPAPACTGACQVLCF from the coding sequence ATGGCGGGTCGCTGTCCCGGCTCCGGCCTCCCGGCTCGCTGCCGCCGATGCCGCCACCTCTCCGCACCGCTGCCGCCCGGGTCTCAGCGTGGCTCGGACCGACCGGACCTGGCCCAGGAACCTCCGGGGACGCCGCCCAGCCCTGGCCAGGACTGCAGGCGGGGCGGGAGGGCACGGGCGAGGCGCGGGCTCCGCAGTGGCGCGGGCTCCGCGGTAGCGCCGCCTCCTCCGCTGCTCCCCCGCCTCCCTGAGGGCTGGGCAGGCGCCGGCGCCGGCCCGGGTGTCGCTGAAGCGGGGGCCCGGGCTGGAGGTCAGCGTCCTCGTCTGGCCGCGGGTCCAACGCTGCCGCGGCCGCCCTGCCTGCGTCACCCGCCCTCTCCCCGGTTTTGTGAAGTTGTCCTGACGTGGCAGTCGCTCCGTGGCGGGAGGGCGGCGCGGCCGTGGGCCACTTCGCCGGCCCCGGGAAGCCCGCTCCGAGATCTGAAAAAGCGAGCAGCGCCCAGGTCGTCTTCCTCTCACCCAGGGTCGCCCGGAGGCCGACCTCCCGCCGGGCCCATCCGACGTCCCCAGGCGCTCGCGGAGCTCCCCGCGGAGCGGCGCGGCAGGAAACGCCCCGGCCCTGCTCGCGGCGGGCTGGGTCCGGGCCCGGGCCCTCGACACCGGGTTCAGAGCCGCCCCGGCCCGGCGCCCGCGTGCACCGGCGCCTGCCaagtgctttgtttttag